Sequence from the Paludisphaera rhizosphaerae genome:
TATCACGTCAAGTGACGGAGTCAGTCGGCGAGGGGCGGCGCGGATCAGGCGCCGTCCGCCTCGACGATCCCTTCGGCGATGTCGCGACGGTAGACGCTCCCCGGGAATCGGATGGTCCGCACGGCTTCATAAGCCCGCTCACGAGCCTGGGCCAGGTCGTCGCCGAGGGCGGTGACGTTCAGGACCCGTCCGCCGTCGCTGAGGATTCGCGGATCGCGTCCCACCTCAGGGTCGGGACGGAGCTTCGTGCCGGCGTGGAAGACTTTCACGTCGGGGAGTCGGTCGGCCGCGGCGATGTTCTGAATCCCGCGGTTCCGCTCGTAGTGGCCGGGATACCCCTCGGCGGCCATCACGACCGTCACGGCAGGGCGAGCGTCCCATTGCAGGTCGATCGTGTCGAGCCGCTCGTCGACCACCGCCTCCAGAGCGTCGAGGATGTCGGACTTCAGACGCATCAGAATGACCTGCGTCTCGGGGTCGCCGAACCGGACGTTGAACTCAAGGACCTTTGGCCCCTGGTTCGTGAGCATCAGGCCGGCGTAGAGGACCCCGCGGAAGGGCCTTCGCGAGCGCTTCAGGGCGTGGACGATCGGCACGAGAATCTCGCGCTCGACGTTCTGCATCAGGTCGGCGGTGACCATCGGGGTCGGGGAGAAGGCGCCCATGCCGCCGGTGTTCGGCCCCTCGTCGCCGTCGAGGGCCCGCTTGTAGTCCTGGCTGGAGGCCAGGGGGATGATCGTCCGGCCGTCGGTCAGGGCCAGAACGCTCGTCTCGCGGCCGTCGAGTTTCTCTTCGATGAGAACCCGGTCGCCTGCCTGGCCGTAGATTCGACGGACCATGATCTGGTCGATCGCGTCGAGCGCCTGCCGCAGCGTGCTGCAAACATACACGCCCTTGCCCGCCGCCAGGCCGTCGGCCTTGACCACGAGCCCAAGCGGGCAGCTTAGCACGAACTCGCGAGCCTCGGCGATCGTCGAGAAGACCTTCCGAGCGCCCCGATCCTCGATCTCGACCTGAACGCCCGGGCTGAGCATCTCACGGGGGTCGAGAATCCGCTCGACGGCCTCGAGCGTCTCGGCCGCGGTCCGGCAGTGGATCGTGTTGCGGATCGTCGACCGGCCGCGGGAGCGGACGATCAGGGCGACCTCGCGCGAGAGGATGTAGTGCTCGGCGTCGGGGGCGCCTCGGAAAATTCGATAATCGGCCGTGGGGATGCCGGCCTGGCGCATCAGGTCTTTGGCGAAGACCTTGCTTCCTTCGAGTTCGGCGGCGTCCTGGCGGGGGCCGAAGATTCGCAGGCCCTCGCGGATGAACAGGTCGACGACGCCCTTGGTCAGCGGTTCTTCCGGCCCGACCACCGTCAGACCGATGCCTTCCCGCTTGGCGAACTGCACGAGGCCGCGATGGTCGCCCGGCTCAATGGGGACGTTCTGAACGTCCAGGGCGGTTCCCGCGTTCCCCGGGGCGCAGTACACCGCCGTAACACGCGGCGACTGTTTCAACTTCCAGCACAGGGCGTGCTCGCGGCCCCCTCTGCCGATGACCAGGACTTTCACGACGTCGACTCTCCGGGGAAAATCACGAACCTCTCAGGCGACGATGGCGTCGAAACATTTCAGGCTCGTCGCACGCCTCGGGCCGGGCGGCCCCGCCCAAGGTCTATGGCCGCGCGTCGGACTGGCCGACGACGCGATGGATTCAGAATAACCATTCTAGGAACTGCCTCGCTTCGCGCACAGCACCGTCCTCCTCAGGATCCCTTCCGGACGATGCTTCGCGTGGCGTGACGGGCGGCGAAATCGTAAGATGGGGAAGCCGCATCCGATCCGAGTCGTGTGAAGCCTTGCAGCCGAATCCCGCCTTTTGGACGTCCGGAGATCCCGATCGTGAAGAACGTAGCCGTCGTCGGCGCCAGCGGCGCCGTGGGCGAGAGGATGATTCGCCTCCTGGAAGAGCGTGAGTTCCCCCTCGCTTCCATTAAATTCCTGGCCTCCGAACGGAGCGCTGGTAAGACGGTGACGTTCCGAGGCGAGAAACATACGGTCCGGCCGATCTCCCGCGACGAATTCCGCGACGTCGACATCGTCCTCTCGAGCACCCCGGCCGGCGTCTCCCGCGAGTGGAGCCCAATCGCCGCCGAGGCTGGCGCGGTCGTCGTCGACAACTCGAGCGCTTACCGGATGGATCCCGAGGTCCCCCTGGTCGTTCCCGAGGTCAACCCCCAGGACGTGGCCAAGAACAAGGGGATCATCGCCAATCCCAACTGTTCAACCATCCAGATGGTCGTGGCTCTCAAGCCGCTGCACGACGCCGCCCGGATCCGCCGCGTGGTCGTCAGCACGTACCAGTCGGCCTCTGGGGCCGGTCAGAAGGGGGTCGACGAATACGAGGCCCAGACCCGCGCCTGGGGCCGCGGCGAGCCCGTTCCCGCGCCGGCCAAGTTCGCCCACCCGATCCTCAACAATTGCCTCCCGCAGATCGACGATTTCCTCCCGAACGGATTCACCAAGGAGGAGATGAAGATGGTCGACGAAACGCGGAAGATCATGGGCGACGACTCGATCGACGTCGTCCCTACCTGCGTCCGTGTGCCGGTGGCCTACTCGCACAGCGAGTCGATCCTCGTCGAGACCGAACGGCCGCTCTCGGCCGATGAAGCGCGTACGCTCTGGCGGAACGCCCCCGGACTGACGATCGTCGACGATCCTTCGACGAAGCAGTATCCGCTGGCCGCCTCGGCCGAGGGACGCGACGACGTCTTCGTCGGCCGGATCCGCAACGACCTGAAGAATCCCAATGCGCTGCTGTTCTGGTGCGTCAGCGACAACCTCCGCAAGGGGGCCGCGACCAACGCCGTGCAGATCGCCGAGCTTTTGCTGAAGCTCGAACCGGCCCGCGCTTGATCGAACCCGGCGGGCCATGCGGAACATCAAGCTGACGATCGCCTACGACGGCACGGACTTCCACGGCTGGCAGCGCCAGCCTGGCCTGCGCACCGTGCAATCCGTGCTCGACGAGGCGATCGAGCGGCTCACGGGCACCCGGCCTAACACGAACGCCAGCGGTCGAACCGACGCCGGCGTCCACGCGTTGGGCCAGGTGGTCCATTTCCTGACCGCCTCTCGCCATGGGCCCGAAGTGTACCTCAAGGCGCTCAACGCCACCCTCCCGCGGGACGTCCGAATTCTGGATGTCGCCGAGGTCCCGCAAGCCTTCCACGCCACGCTCGACGCCAGATCCAAGCGGTATCGATACCGGATCGACAACGCCCAGTACGCCAGCCCGTTCGAGCTGCGATACGCCTGGCACGTCTTCCATCGACTCGACGTCGACGCCATGAACCGGGCCGGGGCCGCGCTCGTCGGGCGGCACGACTTCCGGAGTTTCGAGACCGACTGGCCCAACCGCCTCAGCTCCGTCAGGACGATCTACGACGTGGATGTTCAGCGACTGGGCGACGTCGTCCACATCGAGGTCGAGGCCGACGGCTTCCTGTACAATATGGTTCGGGCGATCGCCGGCACGCTCTCGCTGGTTGGGACTCGCAAGCGGCCCGAGAGCTGGGTGGCCGACGTCCTGAAGGCCGAGAATCGCGTCGAGGCCGGCCCGACCGCTCCCGCCCGCGGGCTGTTCATGCTCCGCGTCAACTACGATCGAACGCCCGAGGGCCGAGCGACCGCGCCATGAAGATCGTCCACGTCATCACCCGCCTGATTCTCGGCGGCGCCCAGGAAAATACGCTGCTGACCGTCGAGGGGCTCCACCACCGCTATCACGACGACGTCACTCTGATCACCGGGCCGGCCGAGGGGCCGGAAGGGGATCTCTTTCAACGCGCCGAGGCTCAAGGGCTCAAAGTCGAGGTGACGCCGAACCTGATCCGCGCGGTGCATCCGACGACCGA
This genomic interval carries:
- the purD gene encoding phosphoribosylamine--glycine ligase, whose amino-acid sequence is MKVLVIGRGGREHALCWKLKQSPRVTAVYCAPGNAGTALDVQNVPIEPGDHRGLVQFAKREGIGLTVVGPEEPLTKGVVDLFIREGLRIFGPRQDAAELEGSKVFAKDLMRQAGIPTADYRIFRGAPDAEHYILSREVALIVRSRGRSTIRNTIHCRTAAETLEAVERILDPREMLSPGVQVEIEDRGARKVFSTIAEAREFVLSCPLGLVVKADGLAAGKGVYVCSTLRQALDAIDQIMVRRIYGQAGDRVLIEEKLDGRETSVLALTDGRTIIPLASSQDYKRALDGDEGPNTGGMGAFSPTPMVTADLMQNVEREILVPIVHALKRSRRPFRGVLYAGLMLTNQGPKVLEFNVRFGDPETQVILMRLKSDILDALEAVVDERLDTIDLQWDARPAVTVVMAAEGYPGHYERNRGIQNIAAADRLPDVKVFHAGTKLRPDPEVGRDPRILSDGGRVLNVTALGDDLAQARERAYEAVRTIRFPGSVYRRDIAEGIVEADGA
- a CDS encoding aspartate-semialdehyde dehydrogenase, whose amino-acid sequence is MKNVAVVGASGAVGERMIRLLEEREFPLASIKFLASERSAGKTVTFRGEKHTVRPISRDEFRDVDIVLSSTPAGVSREWSPIAAEAGAVVVDNSSAYRMDPEVPLVVPEVNPQDVAKNKGIIANPNCSTIQMVVALKPLHDAARIRRVVVSTYQSASGAGQKGVDEYEAQTRAWGRGEPVPAPAKFAHPILNNCLPQIDDFLPNGFTKEEMKMVDETRKIMGDDSIDVVPTCVRVPVAYSHSESILVETERPLSADEARTLWRNAPGLTIVDDPSTKQYPLAASAEGRDDVFVGRIRNDLKNPNALLFWCVSDNLRKGAATNAVQIAELLLKLEPARA
- the truA gene encoding tRNA pseudouridine(38-40) synthase TruA, coding for MRNIKLTIAYDGTDFHGWQRQPGLRTVQSVLDEAIERLTGTRPNTNASGRTDAGVHALGQVVHFLTASRHGPEVYLKALNATLPRDVRILDVAEVPQAFHATLDARSKRYRYRIDNAQYASPFELRYAWHVFHRLDVDAMNRAGAALVGRHDFRSFETDWPNRLSSVRTIYDVDVQRLGDVVHIEVEADGFLYNMVRAIAGTLSLVGTRKRPESWVADVLKAENRVEAGPTAPARGLFMLRVNYDRTPEGRATAP